Below is a genomic region from Thermodesulfobacteriota bacterium.
AGGTTAAATAGGATTGTTGGTAAGTGTCACTGTGGCAACCTACGTTTTGATTTTGATACTCATATTAGAATAGAGAAGCTTAATATTCGTGCTTGCACTTGTTCTTTTTGCCAGACTCACGGAGCAAAATATGTTTCTGATCCGAACGGTTCGGTGAAAATTTCTGTCAAGAATTCGAGTAACCTAAACAGGTACCGGTTTAATCATAACACTGCCGACTTTCTGATTTGTAAAGTCTGCGGTGTCTACCTTGCTGCGCTAATAACGTTAGACGGAGCTCAGTACGCAACTCTCAATTTGCGCACTACTTCTTTTGGTGATAGAGGAGCTGTTTTGGTATCATACGATGACGAGACAATACAGGAGAGAATCAAACGGCAGCAGAAAAACTGGACACCAGTGTACGCCTTTATAATCCAGGATGCCTCTTAATATCCCGGCCTCTTCTCGCTAAAAAAACATGGGCTAAGCACAGCCGATATGGGCTAATTATAGACTAGGGAGAAATTAAAATGCCTGACCCACGGAGGTATTAACACAATGACGCAACCATCTTGGTTACAGTTCTTTCAACGCCAGTTCCCAAGTGCTAATATGGTGTTAATTCGAGGTGACCGTCCTATATTGGTAGATACCGGGTTTGGTAGTGACTTTCTTTTAACAGAGCGATTACTGCAAGAGGCGGACGTTCACCCAAAACGGCTTCATCTTGTGGTTAATACCCACTATCACAGTGACCATGTGGGAGGCAATAGTGAATTACTAAGGCGCTATGGTGTACAAACTGCCACCCACCGCTGGGAAGCAAGCCTGATCAACAATAGAGACCCAGAAGCATGCTGTGCTAAGTGGTTAGACCAACCTGTCGAACCTTACCAGGTGACCCGCTATTTGTCTGATGGAGAGGAAATTGACACCGGTAATTTAGGATTTCATGTACTACACACTCCCGGACACACGCTGGGACACATCGTTCTTTATGAACCCAAAGAGCAGGTTTTACTCTGTGGCGATGCCGTGCATGGAAACGACGTGGCATGGCTCAATCCCTTCAGGGAAGGAGTTGGCTCGCTTCAAAGAGCCATAGAGTCGCTCGACCGGCTGGCCAGGCTACGGATACGATTGGCCTATTCCGGTCACGGGCCTGCAATAGAGAATCCCTACGCAGCCATTGATGCTGCCCGGTATCGCTATGAGAAATGGCTAGATGACCCGCTAAAGGCAGCATGGCACGCCTGTAAGCGTATTTTCGCCTACGCACTCATTTTAAAGAATGGATTGCCAAAAAACGAAATAAGCCAATACTTGCTGAGTTGCCCGTGGTTCCAGGACTACAGCCGTCATGTATTCGGATTTGAACCACCTGACTTTATTGAACCTCTATTGAGCGAAATGTTGCGGTCTGGCGCAGCAAGATACGAAAAAGAGAAATTGGTAGCTCAGGTTCCCCATAACCCACCATCTGCGTCGTGGCGAGCGGGTATACCCTGGCCCCAGGATTGGCCCAAGAAGTCATGAATTAATGTCGGTATTTGCTGTTCAGTCAAAATGTTATAACATTCATCTCGTTTTACGAAATGTTGATCGATAAGGAGTTTATATGCAAACAGTAAAAGTTTCACCTAAGTATCAGGTGGTTATTCACCGCGAAATTCGTAAGCTGCTTGGCATTAAACCTGGTCAAGAAGTTCAGATTATCCAATACGAAAACCGCATCGAGTTGATTCCCCTTAAGTCGGTTAAGAAGATGCGTGGCTTTCTGAAGGGCATAGACACGACTGTAGAGCGAGACCAAGACGGAGTATGAATGTAGTTGATTCATCTGGATGGCTGGAATATTTTGCCGATGGGACGAACGTAAATTTTGTAGTTCTTTTGTGATCAAAATATAAATTGGGAAATTTTAAGTTTTACTCTACTTTCGTCTGCTATGGTAGAAGAGATATTTGTATTTAATTTTTCCATTCCTTGATTTAGAAGTATAATTTACACATATTCCTTACAATCAAAATTTCAACCATAAATCTTCACCTTAAAAGCTTGATTTCAAAAAATTCTCGTAAAGAATTTTATAACCCCGACTTTGGGAGCATGAATTGCCTTTAGACGCCTGGGTAGTGCTGGTAGTAATTATGTTAACGATCGGGTCTTTGATATTTACCCGAATAAGCCCGGACTTGATTCTGGTAGGGGCTCTAACGGTACTTCTTGCGGCCAGGGTTGTCTCTCCCACCGAGGCACTATCCGGTCTATCCAACCCCGGTCTGGCCACGGTGGGCGTGCTGTACGTGGTTGTGGCTGGACTTAGAGATACGGGCGCTGTTTCCGCAATAGGGCAGTGGCTGCTCGGCCGTCCGAAATCAATTATCGCTGCTCAGTTGCGGCTGATGTTGCCCATTGCCAGTATCAGCGCATTCCTCAACAACACCCCGATAGTGGCGATGATGGTCCCGGTAGTCGAAGAATGGTGTAAAAGAAATCAGTTTTCGCCCTCTAAGTTCATGATCCCTTTAAGCTATGCCACGATTTTTGGTGGCACGTGCTCGCTTATCGGTACCAGCACAAACCTTATTGTATATGGGTTGGTCCTGAAAGATACCGACCTTGGACGTATCGGTTTTTTCGAAATAGCTTTAGTCGGTATTCCTAGCGCGGTTTTGGGAATTTTGTATCTGCTCATAACCAGCAAATGGCTTCTCCCCGAGCGTAAGGGTCTCCTCCGGGAAGTAGAGGATCCTAGAGAGTATACGATCGAGATGCTTGTGGAGGAATCGAGCCCTCTTGTGGGCAAGACCATAGAGGAGGCCGGTCTTCGTCACTTGCCCGGGGCATATCTGGCGGAGATAGAGCGTGGAGATTCGGTTATCCCTTCCGTCGCTCCTACGGAGCGGCTCAAGGGTGGTGACCGGTTAATCTTCTTCGGAATAGTCGAATCCGTCGTTGACCTGGTAAAGATAAAGGGATTGGTTCCGGCTCCCGACCAGCTCTTCAAACTAAATACTCCCCGGGTAGAGCGAAGACTTATCGAGGCGGTTGTCTCGGATACGTGCCCGGCAGTAAGAAAGACCATCCGCGATGCCCGTTTTCGCTCGCGCTACGATGCTGTTGTGATTGCGGTTGCTAGAAATGGAGAAAGAGTGCGGGGTAAATTGGGTGACATTATACTCCGTCCTGGTGATACTCTTCTTCTCGAAGCTCGTCCCTCGTTTGTCGAACAGCATCGGAACTCCCGAGATTTTCTCCTGGTAAGCGCTATCGAGGATTCCGCTCCACCGCGGCACGATAGGGCAATTCTCTCCTTCGTGATCCTTGCTGCTATGGTTGCCGTCGCCGCATTTGAAATCCTTTCCATGTTAGAAGCAGCCATGATAGCAGCAGCCCTCATGATAATCACCCGATGTACCACTGGCTCTTCCGCTAGACAGAGCATTGACTGGTCGGTGCTGATTGTAATAGGGGCGGCTATCGGGGTAGGGCAGGCTCTAGAATCCACCGGGGCTGCCGGGCAAATAGCGAATTCATGGATAAGTCTAGCTGGCAATGACCCATGGCTGGCGCTGGTGGCGGTCTATTTTATCACCAGCGCTTTTACTGAGTTTATAACAAACAATGCCGCCGCCGTCCTGATTTTCCCGATTGCACAGGCTACTGCAGAAAGTCTTGGAGTGAGTTTTTCGCCGTTTGTCTTTGCCATCATGATGGCGGCTTCGGCGAGCTTCGCCACTCCCATCGGCTATCAGACAAATCTTATGGTCTATGGTCCAGGAGGCTACCGTTTTACGGATTACGTGCGTATAGGACTGCCGCTAAACATTTTGCTCGGTATAGCTGCGGTTTTAATCATCCCAATCTTCTGGCCTTTTTAATCCAAGGAGTCGAGCATGACTGAGAAACTAAAATACGTGCAGACGCCTCTTCTTGAAATAGCATATGAGGAAAAGGGTGACAGTAAGAATCTCCCTATCATGCTTGTACACGGGTTTCCGGACGACGTGCGAACTTGGGATGCCGTAGTAAGTGCGTTGGTTGAAGCCGGGTACAGAACTCTTACACCTTATCTCCGTGGATTTGGACCTACTCGTTTTCTCCACAAAGAAACACCACGTAGCGGCCAGCTTACCGCACTCGGACAGGATGTTATAGACTTTGCCGATGCTCTTGGAATTGGTAAGTTCATTCTAGTAGGCCATGATTGGGGTGCCCGTGCCGGATACGTTGTGTCTGCTGCCAGACCGGGGCGAGTACGTGGGCTTCTAGCAATTTCAGTCGGATACGGCACTAATAATCCGGGCCAGGTTATTTCATTCGCACAGGCAAGGGCCTACTGGTATCAATGGTATTTTGCAACTGATCGGGGACGTGTTGCAATCGAGTCCGACCGGAAGGGGTTTTGCCGTAAACTCTGGGAGACTTGGTCGCCCGGGTGGCATTTTAATGATGGGACCTTCGAGGAGACGGCAAAGTCATTCGATAATCCCGACTTCGTAGACATCGCCATACATTCTTATCGCCACCGGTGGG
It encodes:
- a CDS encoding MBL fold metallo-hydrolase, with amino-acid sequence MTQPSWLQFFQRQFPSANMVLIRGDRPILVDTGFGSDFLLTERLLQEADVHPKRLHLVVNTHYHSDHVGGNSELLRRYGVQTATHRWEASLINNRDPEACCAKWLDQPVEPYQVTRYLSDGEEIDTGNLGFHVLHTPGHTLGHIVLYEPKEQVLLCGDAVHGNDVAWLNPFREGVGSLQRAIESLDRLARLRIRLAYSGHGPAIENPYAAIDAARYRYEKWLDDPLKAAWHACKRIFAYALILKNGLPKNEISQYLLSCPWFQDYSRHVFGFEPPDFIEPLLSEMLRSGAARYEKEKLVAQVPHNPPSASWRAGIPWPQDWPKKS
- a CDS encoding AbrB/MazE/SpoVT family DNA-binding domain-containing protein, with product MQTVKVSPKYQVVIHREIRKLLGIKPGQEVQIIQYENRIELIPLKSVKKMRGFLKGIDTTVERDQDGV
- a CDS encoding alpha/beta hydrolase, encoding MTEKLKYVQTPLLEIAYEEKGDSKNLPIMLVHGFPDDVRTWDAVVSALVEAGYRTLTPYLRGFGPTRFLHKETPRSGQLTALGQDVIDFADALGIGKFILVGHDWGARAGYVVSAARPGRVRGLLAISVGYGTNNPGQVISFAQARAYWYQWYFATDRGRVAIESDRKGFCRKLWETWSPGWHFNDGTFEETAKSFDNPDFVDIAIHSYRHRWGYAPGDPYYNTLEELVANIKLITVPTIVIHGEDDGATLPETSADKEKFFTNFYKRYVLPNVGHFVQRENPDFVVKAILELVRG
- a CDS encoding SLC13 family permease; this encodes MPLDAWVVLVVIMLTIGSLIFTRISPDLILVGALTVLLAARVVSPTEALSGLSNPGLATVGVLYVVVAGLRDTGAVSAIGQWLLGRPKSIIAAQLRLMLPIASISAFLNNTPIVAMMVPVVEEWCKRNQFSPSKFMIPLSYATIFGGTCSLIGTSTNLIVYGLVLKDTDLGRIGFFEIALVGIPSAVLGILYLLITSKWLLPERKGLLREVEDPREYTIEMLVEESSPLVGKTIEEAGLRHLPGAYLAEIERGDSVIPSVAPTERLKGGDRLIFFGIVESVVDLVKIKGLVPAPDQLFKLNTPRVERRLIEAVVSDTCPAVRKTIRDARFRSRYDAVVIAVARNGERVRGKLGDIILRPGDTLLLEARPSFVEQHRNSRDFLLVSAIEDSAPPRHDRAILSFVILAAMVAVAAFEILSMLEAAMIAAALMIITRCTTGSSARQSIDWSVLIVIGAAIGVGQALESTGAAGQIANSWISLAGNDPWLALVAVYFITSAFTEFITNNAAAVLIFPIAQATAESLGVSFSPFVFAIMMAASASFATPIGYQTNLMVYGPGGYRFTDYVRIGLPLNILLGIAAVLIIPIFWPF